A DNA window from Hordeum vulgare subsp. vulgare chromosome 1H, MorexV3_pseudomolecules_assembly, whole genome shotgun sequence contains the following coding sequences:
- the LOC123418574 gene encoding NDR1/HIN1-like protein 10 translates to MCGRDDDCYLTRGDVKYLFICFGVVAVVVLLAVLLAAFVYLRHVTITVEDASLTRFSLLTSPVTGIAYNLSLTLKVRNPNWAMSMKNVEPFVAAYRFDSQQFDRVQVAATGDKHPAGATRVYHLTSSSQGAFVSLGSAGEQEYRRESKAGTFDVEVALSRKVSYTARYTKCKIEAVCPLKLQLVKPDSTTVVFQKVKCKLQKAEKNC, encoded by the coding sequence ATGTGCGGccgcgacgacgactgctacctgaCGAGGGGCGACGTCAAGTACCTCTTCATCTGCTTCGGCGTGGTCGCGGTCGTGgtgctcctcgccgtcctcctggCCGCCTTCGTCTACCTCCGCCATGTCACCATCACCGTCGAGGACGCCTCGCTCACCAGGTTCTCGCTGCTGACATCCCCGGTGACGGGGATCGCCTACAACCTCTCGCTCACCCTCAAGGTCCGCAACCCCAACTGGGCCATGAGCATGAAGAACGTGGAGCCGTTCGTGGCCGCCTACAGGTTCGACAGCCAGCAGTTCGACCGCGTGCAGGTGGCCGCCACGGGCGACAAGCACCCCGCCGGCGCCACCAGGGTGTACCACCTCACCTCCTCGTCCCAAGGCGCCTTCGTGTCGCTGGGCAGCGCCGGCGAGCAGGAGTACAGGAGGGAGAGCAAGGCCGGGACGTTCGACGTGGAGGTGGCGCTGTCCCGGAAGGTGAGCTACACCGCGCGCTACACCAAGTGCAAGATCGAGGCCGTCTGCCCGCTCAAGCTGCAGCTCGTCAAGCCCGACTCCACCACCGTCGTCTTCCAGAAGGTGAAGTGCAAGCTccagaaggcggagaagaactgctag